Part of the Equus caballus isolate H_3958 breed thoroughbred chromosome 5, TB-T2T, whole genome shotgun sequence genome is shown below.
agagaaaagagaattagtCAGGAAAGGAGATTTAAGAAGTTAGTGGcgataagaaaaaataatcaagaaggTCTGAAGAAAGGaagatcagagagaaaagagaagatctAGGACACTGATTGTGCATACTCACCTTCGAAGGGTGAGGTAATGATCCAGGGCTCGTCTTCTTCTGGGGCTCAGAGGTGCAGGGGATGAGACAGTGGCTGACTCCTTGGcctgtgggccagccccaggctccaGTTCCCTGCTGATCTGCCCACTTTGGAGTTCCACCTCTCGGGGTGGCAAAGGGGAATGGGAGACAACGGGACGAGGGGCTTCTGGTCTGGGTAGAGAAGAATCAAAGTCTGTAAAAGCAGTCGAGGAAAGGGCCAACCCTCCTGTGACTCCCAACCCCTTACAACAGTGCTCCTCAAGCTGTGTTCCTCAAGATATTACTAAGTGTTCTGCATAAAAAGGATTTTGGAATCAAATGAATTGAGGAAAGCACatgttaaaatttttagtttttttttttaatcttgaggCTTTGTAGAGCCCTTAAAATGTACTAATATTACTATTCTTCAAGGAGGATTACAAAATGCCATTtcccaaacttttaaaaaaaattacaaaattctctttttcctgaaataCCAGTTAACATCTCCAGAACACTAGTATTCCTCAGAATACAATAAAACAGTAATTTTAGAGCCATCTACCTCCTTATGTCCCTCCCTACCTCTGGCTTTCCCACCCACAAACCTGTACTTCCGGCGGCTGCAACTGTTATAGTGaggagctctgtgcagagcgctCTGGGTGATAAGCCGAGTCTGGGTTAACAGAGGAGCCTGGTATGGAGACGGGAGACAGAGTCAGAGCCTTCAGAGCTTGAAAGAAGCCAAAGCTCTTCGAGCCTCAGGTGTGCAGTGGAGTCCTGCCTGGAATACACCTTCCCCTCTCTGATTACCTCAGCTTTGGTCTCTTCCCTCCTCAATTCATTCTGCTGTCTTGGCTTCTGCTCCATTCCCTTTCCTGGCTGCTTCTTGCCATAGAAAAGCTGCAGGcctgagggagaaagggaagagaattaaaaacagagcACCAAGAGTGGTCTGCAGAGATTCCGAGGGTTTATTCTCTATCCCCTATATTCCCTCAAACTTACTGGACAGATGTTTCTTGCCTGCACGGTGCGCAGTCAGCATGGCCAGGGTGTCCAGTACCGGTCGGTGGGGACAGATGGCACAAGCAAAGCTGGAAAGGAGGACAGAAGAAGATAACTGGTCCCAAGGGAGTGGGGTCTCTGCTGTAGGTCCCACCCTGTCCTAGCAGTCCTTTCCGAAGCCCAATTCCCAAGTCTCCCAACCTCCACCACTCACATCCCTGTCCCTCACTCCCGGCCAAAGAATCCCAGATACTCCCGCTCTCCTCTTTAATAACAAAAGTTTATTAACCCTTTAACCGCAGAACCCTCAGACTTGACCCACTCCTCGCTCTCACCGGCCATCCCGTAGCATGAGCGCCTCATCCTCTGGGATGTAACTGGCCAGCAGGTCCCCGACTCTTCGTTTCTGCAGGCGGTACGGGAAGAAGTCCGGACGGGATCGAGATGGAAGGGAAATGATAGGGAAGAGGATTCAAAGGGAATAAGGACCATGGGGAGAACAGTGATCATAAGCGAGGAAGAGGCCACTACCCTTCTCTAGGCGCCTGGCTCCCGCCCCGCTACCAAGCTGTTGGCAGAGCAACGAGACAGCGccttcacagccctcagagggCAGCTGAAGCTGCTCCAGACGCATCCTCTCGCGCTTACTTTGAGCACATTGAGTTGACTCCAATCGTCCCCTTCTCTCTTGAAAGACATCACAACTGTGAACCCCAGAAACGATTCTGTTGCACCGCTTCCGCCACTCCTTTCAGGCCACCGTAGCAAGGGCGGGGCgtctcctctccttctggcctcTTTCCGGTTGGCCTCCCTACTTCCGGGGATGAGCTTCCATCGTGCTCTGCGCGATCCCGAAAGCCCGCCTCAAGCCTGTCAAAAGGACGGCATCTCCTAGGCTACCCAGCACACGCGGAGCCTGTTGGgaaatgaagtcttttttttccaaagatctTTTCTCCCGGCCGGACCCAGGCCTTTGCATCTTGGCAGATTCGAGGCGTTTGGAGGGATGAGAACGTAGATGTGGAGCCCAAATTTGCGGGTGTGATTGATTTGATGCGCAGCGGGCCTCTGAGGCTCTTTGAGTGGAAAGTGTACTACAAATTCGCTCAGTCAGAACGTGCTTCGGCGCTTCGTCCGCGGCGACGGCCCACCCGGAGTGGGCCTGATTTGTTCCTGACTCTAGAGAACCAACCCCGGGAAGGGGCGGAGCGGGGGCGGGCGGTGCTCGGAGGCAGGGCTGCCCGACGTGGGGGCAAACTGAGCCGTGCTGAGGCGAGTGTCTAGAGTTCAAAAGTCAGAAGTCAATGTAGCGAGTTGTGGAGAGGCGAAAGTTGGAGGGGTAGTAAGGAGAAACTCAGGGATTGAATACTCAGGGTACAGATTTGTGGGAAGGGGCTTGGAGGGAGGAGGCGCGTAGTGGCGAGGGAGGCGGGGACACTTACGAGAGAAGACAGAAGGGGAAAGGAATC
Proteins encoded:
- the SCNM1 gene encoding sodium channel modifier 1 isoform X1 yields the protein MSFKREGDDWSQLNVLKKRRVGDLLASYIPEDEALMLRDGRFACAICPHRPVLDTLAMLTAHRAGKKHLSSLQLFYGKKQPGKGMEQKPRQQNELRREETKAEAPLLTQTRLITQSALHRAPHYNSCSRRKYRPEAPRPVVSHSPLPPREVELQSGQISRELEPGAGPQAKESATVSSPAPLSPRRRRALDHYLTLRSSGWIPDGRGQWVKDENVEFDSDEEEPPDLLLD
- the SCNM1 gene encoding sodium channel modifier 1 isoform X2; the encoded protein is MSFKREGDDWSQLNVLKKRRVGDLLASYIPEDEALMLRDGRFACAICPHRPVLDTLAMLTAHRAGLQLFYGKKQPGKGMEQKPRQQNELRREETKAEAPLLTQTRLITQSALHRAPHYNSCSRRKYRPEAPRPVVSHSPLPPREVELQSGQISRELEPGAGPQAKESATVSSPAPLSPRRRRALDHYLTLRSSGWIPDGRGQWVKDENVEFDSDEEEPPDLLLD